Proteins encoded within one genomic window of Camelina sativa cultivar DH55 chromosome 19, Cs, whole genome shotgun sequence:
- the LOC104765487 gene encoding probable mitochondrial-processing peptidase subunit alpha-2, chloroplastic/mitochondrial, translated as MYRTTASRAKALKGILNHNLRASRYASSSAVAASSSSTPGFFSWLTGGSSSSLPPMDIPLAGVSLPPPLADHVAPEKLKTTTLSNGLKIATEMSSNPAASIGLYVDCGSIYETPYSRGATHLLERMAFKSTLNRSHFRLVREIEAMGGNTSASASREQMGYTIDALKTYVPEMVEVLIDSVRNPAFLDWEVNEELSKMKVEIGEFEKNPMGFLLEAVHSAGYSGALANPLYAPESIALTGDVLEEFVSENYTAARMVLAASGVDHEDLLKVVEPLLSDLPNVTRAAEPKSQYVGGDFRKHTGGEATHFALAFEVPGWNNEKEAIIATVLQMLMGGGGSFSAGGPGKGMHSWLYLRILNEYPEVQSCTAFSSVFNNTGLFGIYGCTSPGFASEGIKLVAAEIKDVAEGRVDQKHLDRAKAATKSAILMNLESRMIAAEDIGRQILTYGERKPVDQFLNTVDELTLKDIADFTSKVITKPLTMASFGEVLNVPSYDSVSKRFH; from the exons ATGTACCGCACGACAGCTTCTCGAGCTAAGGCCCTTAAG GGCATTCTTAACCACAATTTGCGGGCTTCTCGCTATGCAAGTTCTAGTGCTGTTGCAGCGAGTTCTTCTTCGACACCAGGTTTCTTCAGCTGGCTAACTGGGGGCTCCTCTAGTTCGCTTCCTCCGATGGACATTCCCTTGGCTGGTGTCTCACTTCCACCACCACTCGCTGATCATGTTGCCCCTGAAAAACTTAAGACCACTACTCTTTCCAATGGTCTTAAAATCGCCACTGAGATGTCTTCG aatccAGCGGCTTCCATTGGTTTATACGTTGATTGTGGTTCGATTTATGAGACGCCTTATTCCCGTGGAGCGACACACTTGCTTGAAAGGATGGCTTTCAAGAGTACATTAAACAGAAGCCATTTTCGCCTTGTAAGGGAGATTGAGGCTATGGGAGGTAATACTTCAGCCTCTGCATCACGAGAGCAGATGGGTTACACAATCGATGCTCTCAAAACCTATGTTCCTGAAATGGTTGAAGTGCTTATTGATAGTGTGAGGAACCCTGCTTTCTTGGATTGGGAAGTGAATGAAGAG CTCAGTAAAATGAAGGTGGAGATTGGAGAATTTGAAAAGAATCCTATGGGATTTCTCTTGGAGGCGGTTCATTCTGCTGGTTACTCTGGGGCTCTGGCAAATCCGTTGTACGCACCTGAATCTATTGCATTGACTGGGGACGTCTTGGAGGAGTTTGTTTCT GAGAATTACACTGCTGCACGAATGGTACTAGCAGCTAGTGGAGTTGATCATGAAGATCTTCTAAAAGTGGTTGAGCCATTACTTTCTGACCTTCCTAATGTAACTCGAGCAGCGGAGCCAAAGTCTCAATATGTCGGTGGAGATTTCCGTAAACATACTGGTGGAGAG GCTACACATTTTGCACTTGCTTTTGAAGTGCCAGGATGGAATAACGAGAAGGAAGCTATTATTGCAACTGTTCTTCAG ATGCTTATGGGAGGAGGTGGCTCATTCTCTGCGGGAGGCCCTGGTAAGGGAATGCACTCTTGGCTCT ATCTTCGCATTTTGAACGAATATCCGGAGGTTCAATCATGCACCGCATTCAGTAGCGTCTTTAACAATACCGGATTATTTGGTATCTATGGTTGCACG AGTCCTGGCTTTGCGTCGGAGGGAATTAAATTAGTAGCTGCTGAAATAAAAGATGTTGCTGAAGGACGag TTGATCAGAAACATCTTGATCGGGCCAAGGCAGCAACGAAATCTGCGATTCTGATGAATCTTGAATCTCGG ATGATTGCAGCAGAAGACATAGGTAGACAGATACTTACGTATGGAGAGAG GAAACCAGTTGACCAATTCTTGAATACAGTAGACGAACTCACCTTAAAGGACATTGCAGATTTCACTAGCAAGGTTATAACAAAGCCTTTGACGATGGCATCTTTCGGAGAAG TGTTGAATGTTCCAAGCTATGACTCTGTAAGCAAAAGATTTCATTGA
- the LOC104765488 gene encoding protein IQ-DOMAIN 14-like: MGRAARWFKGIFGMKKSKEKENRVSGDGGGEAGGSDIHRKVFQADSVWLRTYLAETDKEQSKHAIAVAAATAAAADAAVAAAQAAVAVVRLTSNGRNGGYSGRSGVTGTTMERWAAVKIQSVFKGYLARKALRALKGLVKLQALVRGYLVRKRAAETLHSMHALIRAQTSVRSQRINRSLIRDNNNNMFHPRHSLERLDDSRSEIHSKRISISVEKQSNNNNAYDETSPKIVEIDTYKTKSRSKRMSVAVSECEDDFIYQGKDLEWSFPGEKCKYPTAQNTPRFSNNHHYYTPPSPAKSVCRDACFRPSYPGMMTPSYMANTQSFKAKVRSHSAPRQRPDRKRLSLDEIMAARSSVSGLRMVQPQLQTPTQTQTQPQQRSPCSNDHQFLQDARFYN; this comes from the exons ATGGGTAGAGCTGCGAGATGGTTCAAGGGTATCTTCGGTATgaagaagagcaaagagaaagagaaccgTGTCTCCGGTGACGGTGGAGGAGAAGCTGGTGGGTCAGACATTCACCGGAAAGTTTTCCAAGCAGACTCAGTCTGGCTCAGAACCTACCTGGCGGAAACAGACAAAGAACAGAGCAAACACGCCATTGCGGTTGCTGCCGccacagcagcagcagcagacgCAGCGGTTGCAGCTGCTCAAGCTGCCGTAGCGGTGGTGAGGTTAACAAGTAACGGAAGAAACGGAGGATATTCCGGCAGGAGTGGAGTTACCGGGACCACAATGGAGCGGTGGGCCGCCGTGAAAATCCAATCAGTCTTCAAGGGTTATTTG gcGAGAAAAGCGTTACGAGCATTGAAAGGTCTAGTGAAGCTACAAGCTTTGGTGAGAGGATACTTAGTCCGCAAACGCGCCGCCGAAACGCTTCATAGCATGCACGCTCTCATCAGAGCTCAAACTAGCGTTCGTTCTCAACGCATCAACCGCTCTCTCAtcagagacaacaacaacaatatgtTTCATCCTCGACACTCACTT GAGAGGTTAGATGATTCAAGAAGTGAAATCCATAGCAAGAGAATATCAATCTCTGTtgagaaacagagcaacaacaacaatgcgTACGATGAGACCAGTCCCAAGATTGTGGAGATTGACACTTACAAGACGAAATCAAGATCCAAGAGAATGAGTGTGGCTGTATCTGAGTGTGAGGATGATTTCATCTATCAAGGCAAAGATCTCGAATGGAGTTTTCCGGGAGAAAAATGCAAGTATCCTACTGCTCAAAACACTCCAAGATTCTCAAATAACCATCACTACTACACACCACCCTCACCGGCGAAAAGCGTTTGCAGAGACGCTTGTTTTAGGCCGAGTTATCCTGGTATGATGACACCAAGCTATATGGCTAATACGCAGTCGTTTAAGGCTAAGGTGCGTTCGCATAGTGCACCGAGACAACGTCCTGATCGAAAAAGATTGTCACTTGATGAGATTATGGCGGCTAGGAGTAGCGTTAGCGGCTTGAGGATGGTACAACCACAACTGCAAACGCcaacgcaaacgcaaacgcaaccACAGCAACGCTCTCCATGTTCGAATGATCATCAGTTTCTTCAGGACGCTAGATTCTATAATTAG
- the LOC104765490 gene encoding auxin-responsive protein IAA26-like, which translates to MEGCPRNREIGPKLFDLIPQGRKWYQEDKNNIDQEKKLELRLGPPGGDEEDRSAMKKKNNNYTETRNIKMESEDKSFQGFNSNHFSSSNKTSQKRTAPGPVVGWPPVRSFRKNLASTSSSKLGNESSHGGQINKSNDDGEKQVEPKREGMFVKINMDGVPIGRKVDLNAYNSYEQLSFAVDKLFRGLLAAQRESSGSEGEEKPIIGLLDGKGEFTLTYEDNEGDKMLVGDVPWQMFVSSVKRLRVIKSSEISSALTFGCSSKQEKMRH; encoded by the exons ATGGAAGGTTGtccaagaaacagagagatcgGTCCAAAactttttgatttgattcccCAAGGAAGAAAATGGtatcaagaagacaagaacaACATAGATCAGGAGAAGAAACTTGAGCTAAGGCTTGGACCACCtggtggtgatgaagaagaccgttcagcgatgaagaagaagaacaacaactaCACAGAGACAAGAAACATAAAGATGGAATCAGAAGACAAATCTTTCCAGGGTTTCAACAGCAAtcacttctcttcttccaacAAAACCTCTCAGAAAAG AACCGCTCCTGGTCCAGTAGTGGGTTGGCCTCCGGTTCGTTCTTTCAGAAAGAATCTAGCGAGCACAAGCTCTTCAAAGTTGGGAAATGAATCCTCACATGGAGGTCAAATCAACAAGagtaatgatgatggtgaaaagCAAGTTGAACCCAAGAGAGAAGGAATGTTTGTGAAGATCAACATGGATGGTGTTCCTATTGGTCGTAAAGTTGATCTCAATGCTTACAATAGCTACGAACAGCTCTCTTTTGCTGTTGACAAACTCTTCAGAGGTCTACTCGCAG CTCAAAGAGAGAGCTCTGGtagtgaaggagaagagaaaccTATAATTGGATTATTAGATGGGAAAGGAGAATTTACTTTAACCTATGAAGACAATGAAGGGGACAAGATGCTTGTTGGGGATGTTCCTTGGCA AATGTTCGTTTCATCTGTGAAGAGACTGCGTGTGATTAAAAGCTCTGAGATTTCATCTGCCTTGACAT TTGGATGCAGTAGTAAGCAAGAGAAGATGAGGCACTGA
- the LOC104765491 gene encoding protein SRC2-like has translation MANLTLELNIYSAKDLENVNLITKMDVYAVVCINGDDSRKDEKEKTPIDRTGESEPTWNHAVKFAVDQRLSYEGRLTLVVKLVCDRGIFGDKDLGEVQVPVLELLHGSTPSPSFNRNGQGMMRFVTYQVRTPFGKGQGSLTFSYRFNTPSFEPDSSVSSSSPVYANPIHTPPDLPATTTMTYPPPPSSEASFYPPLSSIEHPPSSQPQGYSAPPYPYPNPNPYQYNSHYPAQPINIYPPPSPSASNLYPPPYYSTSPPQHQSYPPPPRHSYHQTQPTQSFHGYTPSSPQNHHGCIYPPPSPSTQNHHGCIYPPPSPPTSRYGYGSPTTQAPPKNNNKTGLGLGMGAGLLGGALGGLLLGDLVSDIGFDL, from the coding sequence ATGGCGAATCTGACCTTAGAACTCAACATTTACTCTGCAAAAGATCTTGAAAATGTCAACCTTATCACCAAAATGGACGTATACGCCGTCGTTTGTATCAACGGCGATGATTCTCGGAAggatgaaaaagagaaaacccCCATCGATCGAACCGGTGAATCTGAGCCTACGTGGAACCACGCCGTTAAATTCGCCGTCGATCAGAGGTTATCTTACGAAGGGCGTTTGACCCTCGTCGTGAAACTGGTCTGCGATCGGGGGATCTTCGGAGACAAAGATCTCGGAGAAGTCCAAGTCCCGGTTCTTGAGCTTCTCCATGGCTCTACGCCGTCTCCGTCGTTTAACCGTAACGGTCAGGGGATGATGAGATTTGTAACGTATCAGGTGAGAACTCCTTTTGGGAAAGGTCAAGGCTCGCTGACTTTTTCGTACCGGTTTAATACGCCGTCGTTTGAACCGGATTCGTCGGTTTCATCATCGTCACCGGTTTACGCGAATCCGATTCATACACCTCCTGATTTGCCAGCGACGACGACGATGACTTATCCTCCTCCGCCGTCGTCTGAAGCTAGTTTCTATCCACCACTATCGTCAATTGAACATCCGCCGTCGTCTCAGCCGCAAGGATACTCCGCACCACCGTACCcgtacccgaacccgaacccgtaTCAGTACAACTCTCATTACCCGGCACAGCCAATAAACATTTACCCGCCTCCGTCACCCTCCGCCTCGAATTTATATCCTCCGCCGTATTACAGTACTTCGCCGCCACAGCATCAATCGTATCCGCCGCCTCCCCGTCATTCGTACCACCAAACGCAACCGACACAGTCATTTCACGGGTATACGCCGTCGTCTCCGCAGAATCATCACGGGTGTATTTATCCTCCGCCGTCACCGTCTACGCAGAATCATCACGGGTGTATTTATCCTCCGCCGTCACCTCCGACATCAAGATACGGATACGGTAGTCCGACAACGCAAGCGCCGccgaagaataataataaaacaggGCTTGGGCTTGGAATGGGAGCTGGGCTTCTGGGAGGAGCATTGGGTGGACTCTTACTCGGCGATTTAGTGTCAGACATTGGCTTTGATTTGtaa
- the LOC104765492 gene encoding UDP-glycosyltransferase 88A1-like — MEKQNAIVLYPSPPIGHLVSMVELGKLILSKNPSLSIQIILVPPPYQPESTATYISSVSSSFPSITFHRLPAITPHSSKTSPKHHESLTLESLRLSNPNVQKTLLTVSQTFNLRAMVIDFFCTAVLEVTADFTFPVYYFFTSGAACLASFFHLQTLDETTAGKNLKDVHTLLNIPGVPPIKGSDMPKPVLERGYDVYDSFILFSKELSKSAGIIVNTFEALENRAIKTITEELCFKTLYPIGPLIVQEITGDNHGNNGNSCLSWLDSQPDQSVVFLCFGSLGLLSGEQLKEIAIGLEKSGHRFLWVVRNPPELKNQTEPDLKSLLPEGFLNRTGNRGMVVKSWAPQVPVLNHKAVGGFVTHCGWNSILESVCAGVPMVAWPLYAEQRFNRVVIVDEIKIAIPMNESETGFVSSTEVEKRVQEIMQDGPVRDTTKAMKHAAESALTETGSSHAALTTLLQSWCPK, encoded by the exons CGGAATCAACCGCCACCTACATATCCTCcgtctcttcttccttcccttCAATCACCTTCCACCGCCTCCCCGCCATCACACCACACTCCTCCAAAACCTCACCAAAACACCACGAGTCACTCACCCTAGAAAGCCTCCGTCTCAGCAACCCAAATGTCCAAAAGACACTGCTCACCGTCTCCCAAACGTTCAACCTCCGTGCCATGGTTATTGACTTCTTTTGCACCGCCGTGTTAGAAGTCACCGCCGATTTCACCTTCCCGGTCTACTACTTCTTCACCTCTGGAGCCGCTTGCCTCGCTTCTTTCTTCCATCTCCAAACTCTCGACGAAACCACAGCCGGTAAAAACCTAAAAGACGTCCACACGCTCCTCAACATACCCGGCGTTCCTCCAATCAAAGGCTCTGATATGCCTAAACCGGTGCTCGAACGTGGCTATGATGTTTACGATTCTTTCATATTGTTCTCTAAAGAGCTCTCAAAGTCTGCAGGGATCATTGTCAACACGTTTGAAGCATTAGAGAACAGAGCCATCAAGACCATAACAGAGGAGCTCTGTTTTAAAACTCTATATCCAATAGGACCGCTCATTGTTCAAGAAATAACCGGAGATAACCATGGAAACAACGGAAATTCCTGTCTTAGCTGGCTCGATTCGCAGCCGGACCAGAGTGTTGTGTTCCTATGTTTTGGGAGCTTGGGGTTGTTATCAGGGGAACAGCTAAAAGAGATTGCTATTGGTTTAGAAAAGAGTGGACATAGGTTCTTGTGGGTGGTCCGTAATCCACCAGAGTTAAAAAACCAGACAGAACCGGACTTGAAATCTCTCTTACCGGAAGGATTCTTAAACCGAACCGGAAACAGAGGAATGGTCGTCAAATCATGGGCTCCGCAAGTTCCGGTTCTGAATCATAAGGCCGTTGGCGGATTCGTCACTCATTGTGGTTGGAACTCAATTCTCGAATCTGTTTGCGCCG GTGTACCAATGGTTGCATGGCCTTTATACGCTGAGCAGAGGTTTAACAGAGTAGTGATTGTGGATGAAATAAAGATTGCAATCCCGATGAATGAATCAGAGACGGGTTTCGTGAGCTCAACGGAGGTGGAGAAACGAGTCCAAGAGATAATGCAAGATGGTCCGGTTAGAGATACTACTAAAGCGATGAAGCACGCAGCCGAATCAGCTTTAACCGAAACCGGTTCGTCTCATGCCGCGTTGACTACGTTACTCCAGTCGTGGTGCCCAAAATAA